The genomic window CGCCGGCACGAAAAACAGCGTCGGCTGCACCTGCAGCTGATCCGCGGTCAATCCCGTCTGCATCGAAATCATTTGCCGTTCGCGGAACAAATACCAGCCGTAGCCGGCGACGCCGATCAGGACGACGTCCAAGTAAAACCGCTGCCAGATCGGCGGCTTGTTAGCCCTTGCCATCTGCTGCTTGAGGCCGACGATGGAGGATCGCGCGGTTTGAATCGCCGGCAGGACGGTCGACACGATCGCGATCAGCACCGCCGCGGCGCCGTACAGCATCGCGTCCAACCCGAAGCCGACAGGGATCGACTTGCGATCGACGAACGTCAGGAAGCCGCTGGCCGAGCCAATGCTTTTCGCCATGAACCAGCCGAGCAGCGGACCGAGCACGAGCGCGATGCCGCCCAAAATGAGACCTTCGAGCACATACATCCAAATGATTTGCTTCGTTCCGGCCCCGCGGCTTCGCAGCACGGCGATGTCGCTTTTCTGCCGGTCCAGCGCCTGCTTGGCGTTCATCGATATGTAATAGAACACCATCGCGATCATCGGCGCCGCGAGCGTGAACAGCAGCAGTTGAAGCTGCAGGCTTTGGGAGCGGAACTCCCGCAGCATGTCTTGGAACGTGATGTCGACCTGCGTCCCCTGCAGCCGCTGGTACAGCTCGATATCGAGCCGCGACAGCGCCGAAGACAGAAGCGCCAGATCGCTCGCTTGAATGTCGGAAAGATCGAACGCATAGTACCAAGTGGCCATATTGATCGCCAGCCCGCGCCGCTCGATCAATTCCTTCATCATGAGCTCTTCGTCGACGACGAGCGTGTTGACGAGCCCTTCGAGACCTTGATACCAATATGGGCTCGTATCGTCCTTCGGCACGTATGTGCCGACGACTTTTACTCGGAACCGCTCCGTGCTGCCTTGGACGGGATAATAAAATTCGTCCCCGACCCGGAAATAATTGCGGAACGCGCCTTCCTCGAGCACCGCCGCTTCGATGACGCCGTCGACGATTTGGGAAGAAGGGAACCGTCCGTTAACGATTTCCGCGTTCCCCTCGAATTCGCTCATCGACGTGAGCGTCATTTGGCGGCGCTTGCTCGGGTCGACCGTCTGCGGATCGACGACGGCGAGCTGCGTCCCCCGGATCGACACCGTCTGCACGTAGGCGGCGAACGGAAAGCCGACCCGGCTCGGAATATCTTCCTCGATAAACTGCTTCACGTCCCCGAATGCGGTCAAATCCGCCTTGCCGCTGCCCACGGCTTGGTACCGCATCAGCAGCGATCCGGCCGGGAACCCGTCGCTTCGCTCCTTCAGCGAAGCGGAGACGACGCGTTTCAGCGCGCCGTCCGTATACATCGGGATGCTGGTCGTGAACGCGACCGCGACGACGAGCCCGATAAGCGTCGAGATCGTCAGCCAGCGGGTATTCCACATTTTGCGATACAGAAACCGAAGCAAAAGGAGACCCATCAGCGACCCACTACTTTCTGCCCGGGCTCGAGTCCCTTCACGATTTCCACTTGCGTGGACGTCTGCATGCCGACCTCGACGTCGATTTCGGCCTTATTGCCCTCCGCGTCAACCACCTGCACGTAGCTTCGCCCGTTATACGACCGCAGCGCGGCCGGCGGAATGACGATTGCGTTGTCCTTCCGGTTCGTAATGACCGACACGCTGAGCGGCGTCCCCCGCGTGACGCCTTCCGGCCACGTCTCGAGCTCGACGAGCAAGAACTGCTCGATCGATTCTTCCGCCGGTTGGTTCGGGTTGCCTCCGCCGTTGTTGTTGTCGCTAGTTTCGGTCGGCAGCCGATCGACTTTGCCTTTGAACTCGCCGGCCGAGTTGATGTTGACCACCGCGTCCATTCCGACGGCGATATCCTCCACATCGTCTTTGTCGAACTTAGCGGCCACGACGAGCTGCGTCAAATCGGCGAGCACCGCCACTTTGTCGTATGCCTTCACGGAGTCCCCTGGCTTCA from Paenibacillus sp. includes these protein-coding regions:
- a CDS encoding ABC transporter permease, yielding MGLLLLRFLYRKMWNTRWLTISTLIGLVVAVAFTTSIPMYTDGALKRVVSASLKERSDGFPAGSLLMRYQAVGSGKADLTAFGDVKQFIEEDIPSRVGFPFAAYVQTVSIRGTQLAVVDPQTVDPSKRRQMTLTSMSEFEGNAEIVNGRFPSSQIVDGVIEAAVLEEGAFRNYFRVGDEFYYPVQGSTERFRVKVVGTYVPKDDTSPYWYQGLEGLVNTLVVDEELMMKELIERRGLAINMATWYYAFDLSDIQASDLALLSSALSRLDIELYQRLQGTQVDITFQDMLREFRSQSLQLQLLLFTLAAPMIAMVFYYISMNAKQALDRQKSDIAVLRSRGAGTKQIIWMYVLEGLILGGIALVLGPLLGWFMAKSIGSASGFLTFVDRKSIPVGFGLDAMLYGAAAVLIAIVSTVLPAIQTARSSIVGLKQQMARANKPPIWQRFYLDVVLIGVAGYGWYLFRERQMISMQTGLTADQLQVQPTLFFVPALAIFSVGLFCLRIFPLILRLMNWLGRSYLPVPLYLTLAQLSRSSKSYYPLMLLLILTLGLGMYNSAAARTIDLNSTERTLYQYGTDVIIQTVWEGFVESSGPPPQQNPGGQPGGQPGGQPGGQPGGQPGGGGGQPGGGAPPAQQVFYIEPPFEVFRELPGVVQASRVLQTRGNVVVSGKSIGQGKVMGIENDKFAEVAWWRSDLYPVHPYLYLDLMGDFEQALIIPQKVADRYQLKPGDLANISIQGQLIEFIVVGILPYWPSQYPDETPFYIANIDYIYDQIPLIPYEVWLDMEDGARVTPIVETLQEKGIGIASVKDVRNELIVQQRHPARGGVFGILSLGFLVSVAISLIGYVLYWFFNLSSRVVQFGVLRAMGLSRKGLTGMLLLEQAFTAGLSIVLGLSIGRLASLLFLPFLQTTESAASQVPPFRVVFSAGDTLQLYGVVVVMIVLGAGLLLTHIRRLRVHQAVKLGEER